GCGACCCCCCTTTCCAGCGCCACATGGCGTAGCCGCCAGCGCCGAACTTTCCCCTTCCGGCCCTTGCTAAATGCCGCTGCCGTTATTATACTTGTAGGCAGAAGACAATCTTCAAGCCCGCCCGACGGCACTGCGGCACGGAGCCGTAGCCGCCGAACGGACTGAGCGCCTTCAACTGCTTTTCGGAGGATATAATGTCATACAGCCGCAGTGTTGCTCAAAGCTCCGCTACCAGCGTTGCTTCCCTTTACATGCGTCAGGTTTATCAGTGGATGACGGCCGGTCTGGCGGTAACCACAGTTGTAGCCTACGCAGTTGCCAGTTCGCCTGCCGTGCAGGCGGCCATTTTTGGCAACACCATTGTGCTTATTCTCATGCTGGTGGCCCAGTTCGGTCTTGTTATCGCCCTTTCGGCGGCGGTTCACAAAATGTCCGGCGGCACGGCCACGGGTCTGTTCCTGTTGTATTCCGCCGTTACGGGCGCAACGCTTTCGTCCATCTTTGTGGTCTACCCCATTGCGTCCATCGCCAACGCGTTTCTGGTAACCACTGGCACCTTCCTTGCCATGTCGGTCTACGGCACAGTCACCAAGCGCGACCTCACGTCCATGGGCAGCTTTTTGTTCATGGGCCTCATAGGCATTATCATTGCCTCGCTGGTGAACATCTTCCTCAAGAGCAGCATGATGGACTTCATCATCAGCTGCCTTGGTGTACTTATCTTCACCGGCCTGACCGCCTATGACACGCAGAAGCTGCGCCGGTTCGGCGAAAACGCCCCCATGGAAGACGGCACCGCCGTCCGCCGCGGCGCCATCCTTGGCGCACTGACGCTTTACCTCGACTTCATCAACCTTTTCCTCATGATGCTGCGCCTGTTCGGCGGCAACCGCGAGTGATGCGGCACTGCGCCAACGCAGCCTGAAATTTGAGCGATCGGGGGCGAAAGGCCAGGCCTTTTGCCCCCTTCTTTCGCACTACGGAACCCTATGAAAAAGAAAAAATCCCAACGCGGAGCGCCCGGCGCTTCCGCCCATACCCCCGGCTTTCCCTCCCGCGAGGAACTGCTGGAGGCCTTTTCCGCCCAGTCGCGCCCCATGCGCGTGGACGGTCTTTTGCGTGTGCTGGGCCTCGCCCGCCGCGCCAAGGGCGACCTTGAAGCCGCGCTGACAACGCTGGCAGAGCAGGGCCGCCTGCTGCGCTTGCGCGGCGGCCTCTGGGCGCGCCCCGAAGCCCTCAAGCACATTACAGGCCGTTTCAGTTCGCTGCGCGACGGCGGGGGCTTTGTTACGCCCATGCGCCCGATTGCCGAAGACGAAAACAACCGTGACAGCCAGCTGGAATTTACCGGCGCGCGCGATGTGTATATTCCCGCTGCGCTGACCGGCGAAGCCTGGCATCAGGATATCGTGCGCGTGGCGCTCTCCCCCGGTGCATCGCGCGGCCCATCCCCCGAAGGGCGCATCACTGAGGTTGTGGAACGCGGCCTCAAGGAAATCCCCGCCCATGCAGCCCATCGCACAGGGCATACACTTTTTTGCCGTCCGGCGGATGCGCGCCTCTCCGTCAATTTCAGCGTGGAGCTGGCTGCTGGCGAAACGCCCCCCGAGCCGGGCACGCTGGTATTGCTGGCCCCGGTGCAGCGCCTTGCCTCCGACCTGTGGACAGCCCGCATTGTGGGCGACTATGGCCGCGAGGATGATGTGGCAGTGCAGGAGGAACTGGTCAAGCTCAACCACGAGGTTCCGCGCGACTTTCCTGCCGGGGTGCTGGCTGAAGTCCAGCACCTGCCCAGCGGCCCCACGCCTGAAGACATGCACGACCGCGAAGACGTACGCGGCCTGCCCCTTGTGACCATTGACGGCGCGGACGCCCGCGACTTTGACGATGCTGTGGAGGTCGAAGACCGCCCCGGCGGCGGCTGGCTGCTGCGCGTGGCCATTGCCGATGTGAGCCACTATGTGCGCCCGCGAGGCAACGGCAGCACTGGGGCACTGGATGCGGAAGCTCTTTCGCGCGGCAACTCCTGGTATTTCCCCAAGTCCGTGGAACCCATGCTGCCCGAGGCCCTTTCCAACGGCCTGTGCAGCCTGCGCCCGGACGAAGACCGCCTCGCCATGCTGGCGGAGATTCCATTTTCCGCACAGGGCAAGCCCGGCAAACCGCGCTTTGCGCAGGTTGTCATGCGTTCTGCGGCCCGGCTGACCTACGATCAGGTCAAGGCCTGCATGCTCGACAAAGATGCTGCGACCCTTGCCGCCCTGCGCGAGAACCCGCGCGGCGAAGAAGCCATCACCATGCTGCAGAGGGCCTTTGCCCTGTACGCGGCCCTGCGCGATGCCCGCCGTCAGCGCGGAAGCCTTGATTTTGACCTGCCCGAGGCAGACAGCCGCCTGGACGAAGCCGGGCGCGTGGTCTGGATCGGGCACCGCCAGCGGCACGACGCCCACCGCCTCATTGAGGAATTCATGATCGCGGCCAACGAGGCCGTAGCGCGCCACCTGCGCGATGTGGGCATGCCCTTTCTCTACCGCGTGCATCCCCTGCCCGACCCGGAACGGCTGGAAAGCCTTTTTGACACTCTCGCGGGCGTGGGTATGGAAGACCTGCCGCCCCGACCGGACGCAGCAGCCATGCAGGGCATTCTTGCCCGCGTGCAGGGCACGGATCAGGAATTTCTGGTCAACCGCCTCTGCCTGCGGGCCATGCCGCAGGCTCGCTATCAGCCTTTCAACGAGGGGCATTTTGGCCTTGCTTCGCAGGCCTACTGCCACTTTACCTCGCCCATCCGCCGCTATGCCGACCTGCTGACCCACCGGGCGCTCAAAACCGCGCTGGGCATCGGCGTGGGCGCGCTGCCCGCTGGGCAGAAGCTGTTGCGCATCAGCGACCAGATCAACAGACGCGAACGCGCGGCCATGGCCTGCGAACGCGAAATGGACCGCCGCATGGGCTGCCTTGCCCTGCTGCCCCGCGTGGGCGAACACTTCAAGGGCATGGTGGCCGGGGTCACGGACTTTGGCATTTTTGTGGAACTGGCCGACATGCCAGTGGAAGGCATGATCCGCATCGATGACCTCGGCGATGACTGGTACGACTTTGACCCCCGCACCATGAGCCTTGTGGGCCAGCGCTCCGGCGTCATGTGGCGCATGGGCCAGAGCCTTGAGGTCGCGCTGGCGGAAGTGAATCTGGGTCGGCTTGAAATCCGGCTCATGCCGCTGGAACTGCCCAAGGCCGCGCAGGGTAACTGGCGCGGCAGAGGCAAAACATCCCGCAAGCCAGCTCACAAAGGCGGCGCAAAACCGGGACGCACAAGCCGCCCCGGAGGTTCGCGCTCCGGCTGGAAGATCACCTCGCCCGGCGACGAGTCCAGCAAGGGGGGAGCAACGGGCAAGGCCCGCCGCAGCGAGGGCGGCCCAAAGCGTGGCAGTAAGGCCGGAGGCAAGGGCGGCACGGGCACACGCGGGCGCACCACAGGCAACAACAGCAAAAAGCGGGGCCGCTGATGGCCTTGCTTTCCGCACAGCAGCGTATGGGCGCAGCCGCGCTCATACTGGCGGCCAGTACGGTTCTTTCGCGCCTCATGGGTCTTGCGCGCGACAAGATCATTTCTTGGCAGTTCGGCGCTGGCGGCGAATCCGATATGTATTTCGCCGCCTTTGTGGTTCCGGACATCATCAATTATCTGCTGGCGGGCGGCTTTATGTCCATCACCATCATCCCCCTGCTAACCCGCAGGTTTCAGGAGGATGAGGCGGATGCCTGGCGCTTTTTTTCCTGCGTTTTCTGCTGGATGGCGGCTGCCTCCACCCTGCTGACCCTTGGCGGCATGGCCCTTGCGCCCTGGCTGGCGCAAGCGGTGGCCCCCGGTTTTACGCCGGAGCAGTGGGCGCGGCTGGCCTTTTTTATGCGCATCATCCTGCCCGCCCAGATATTCTTTCTGTGCGGGGCATGCGTTACCGCTTTGTTGTTCATGCGGCGTCAGTTCCGCGTGCCGGCGCTGGCCCCGCTGATCTATAACGGGGCCATCATTGCCGTGGGCCTGCTATTGCCCTGGCTGGCAACCACGCAGACTGCGCAGGCGACTCTGCCAGCAGGCCTGCTGGCCCACATGGACGGCATGACCGGTTACTGCGTGGGCGTGACCCTTGGCGCGGCCCTTGGCACTTTTGCACTGCCCCTGCGGGTAGCGGGCCAGCAGGGCCTGCGGCTGCACATGGAATGGCGGCACCCGCTCATGGGCAAATTTCTGCTCACGGCCCTGCCCCTCATGCTGGGGCAGACCATCATGATGCTGGACGAACAATTTCTGCGGGTCTTTGGCAGCCTGGCGGGCGATGGCGCGGTGAGCCTGCTCAACTACGCACGGCGCATCACCCAGGTTCCTGTGGGGCTGGTGGGCCAGGCCGCCGCTGTGGCGTCCTATCCTTTTTTGGTGGCGCTGCTGGCGCAGGGCGACACCGAGCGATTTAACACCACCCTGCGCACGGCTCTGCGGGCCAGTGTTGCCCTTATCATTCCTTGCGCGTTCTGCATGGCGGCCACAAGCTGGCCCATTTTGGGCGTTATTTTTCAGGGCGGGCGCTTCAGCCCCGCAGACACGCTGGCTACCCTGCCGCTCACGCGCATCATGCTGGCCGCCACGCCCTTCTGGATTATCTACATGGTGCTGGTGCGCGCCTATTACGCCCACGGCGACACCATCACCCCGGCTGTGACCGGCAGCATCATGACGGCGCTGTGCATACCCATGTATTACTGGTGGGCTGTTCCCAACGGGGCGTGGGCCATCGCGGCCCTTTCGGGCCTGAGCGTGAGCTTGTACGTGCTCTGGCTGGTGGGCATATGGATTCGCCGCCACGGCAGCGGGGCTTTTACTGGCCTGACAGGGCTTGCGGCGCGGGTGATTTTTTGCAGTCTGCCCGCCACGGCTGCGGGCTGGTGGGTTTCTGAGGTCTGCATGCGCTCGTTTACGCTGTCCCCCATCCTCAAGGCCTGCGTAGTGCTGATGCTGGGCAGTTGCGCCTTTATGGCCCTGTTTCTACCCCTTGCATGGCAGACCGCGCCCGAGGCTCTGGAGCCAGTTCTGCAAAGGCTGCGCCGCAAGCGCGGCGCAGCCTGATTCTGCTAGAAAAAATAACCTTGAGATGTTCGGGGGGGGGGCTATCACCCCCTAAACATTTACTGGCTGCGCAAGCATTCTCGCGCAACTGACCTGGGCCAGAGCACGGCATCCTCAGCCGCAGTAAAAGTTTCTTCCATTATCAGACTGCCATCCGGGCTATGATTCTGCCTCTCTTCCAGCGGCATGCCTTTGCTGCAACCTTTGCTCCAGCAGGGAAACCAACGCGCTCGCCAGCAGGGCCGCGCCCGAGGCAAGCCCGTAACACAGCCACAAGGACAGATGTTCAACCCCTGTCATCACCACCACCGCAAAGGCTATGCAGCCAAACCACCCAGCCATAATCCCCCGAAAAATGCTCACTACCGCAGGCGCACCATGAGTGGCGTGGGCAAAGGGCACAATGGAGCAAACCATGACGGGAAAAAACATGAGTACGCCGCTCCAGCCGGGGCCAAGCCAATGGGCGGCCTCCGTCACGGCAAAGACCAGCCCGGCCCCGCAGGCCATCTGTATGGGAACGCGCACATAGGCCGTCATGGCATGGCCGGGCCTGCACATTGCCACAACCCTCGGCAGGCAGGTCAGTACCAGCACCGGAGAAAGTGAGGACAGCACCACTGCCCATACGTGCGTGAACGGCAGGTGCAGCACTGCCCAACCCCCGCCAAAAAATCCGCACAGGGCCGCAGGCAGGGCCACAAACCAGGGCAGGCCCCAAGCGGCAAGCCAGGGATAGATGAGCGCTGTTATCGTGCAGGCCAGCACCCCAAGCAAAGTGTTGAATGAAGCTGCGGCAGAAAAAGCGGCGCCCTGCTCCAGCGTGAGGAATAAGGAAACCGGGCCGGAAATAAGCGGCAAGCCAGCAATGACGCCGCCCACAAATGAACCCCAGCGGCGGGCCACCAGCAGGCACATGAGGATAAGCAGTGGCGTGAGAAAAATTTTGACCAGCATCTATGCCGCCCTGTAAGTGCAAAGAGTCAGCGCCGGGGGTACCAGCCGGATCAGAACAAGCTTCCGTGGCCCAGTTTGCGGGTCAAACGCAGCAGGTCTTCATGAAAGAACAGCCACGTTGCCCCTGCCACGCAGGCCAGAAAACAGTATTCACCAAGGCTGCCTGTGGAGCACAGCTTGAGCGACAGTTTGTTCTGCCGCGAAAAGGGCGTCAGCGGCACCCCTGAGGGGGTCAGCATATCCAGCAGCACATGGCTCAGCCCGCCAAAACCCAGGCCGAGCAGGGCATCGCGCCCCAAGGAACCAAGGCTGGCAGGCGAAAGGGCAAAAGCCGCCACGCAAACCGCCATCCACCAGCCGAACCAGTGCGTTGTTCCCCGGTGGATGGCGTTGAACACTTTTTGGCGGCCCCTGCGGGTGGGCGCGAGGCCCGCGATGCGCTGATCGAGCACATCGGGCAGCACCGCGCCAGCGCAAGCCGCTGCCACGCCCTCCCAGGGAAGATGCAGCGCCAACGCCGCCGCCACAGCCGTGGCCTGATGCGTAATCCATTTCATGGTGTAAACCGCTTATAAAATAACAGTGCGGGGAAGTGCCTCTTGTACAAAAGAGCGCCCTCCCCCGCAAGGATATTACTGATCTGTTTGCTGATCGCCCTGAGCCGCCGGGCCGGATTTTGTGAAACCGCTCTGCCCCGCCTGGGTCTGGAAACCCCGCAAAATATCTTGCCGTCAGTCAGTTCCAGTCATTATCCGCAACGCGAAAAACCGCAGCCGGGGCAGATGAGGCAACCTTCCTGAAAAACCAGCGGCTCGCCGCATTCGGGGCAGTTCTGGGCTTGCAGGTCGTTGACGTCGCCGATGTGTTCGTCCTTGAGATAGCGCTTTTCCAGCACCCAGGCGATGGCATCTGGGATGGAAAGCAGCAGCCCCTTGCCGCGAAACACGGGGTGCTCGCCGCCGATGCCCTTGATCTGGGCCACAACGTCGCGCACGTGTACTCCGGAGCGCAAGGCCAGCGACACAAGGCGGCCAATGGCCTCGGCCTTGGCCGTGATGGAGCGGCCAGACTTGCCGATGGTGGCAAAAACCTCAAAGGGCTGGCCGTCAACCTCGTTGACGGTGAGGTACATCACGCCAAGCCCGGTGGGCACCTTCTGCGTAAAGCCCCACACAATGTCGGGCCGCTTGCGCACGCCAGCTCCGACCTGAGCAGCAGACGGGCCAGACTGCGCAGGCTCGGCGCCGCTTTCGCCGTCCATTTTCTTTTGCCCTTCGCCCGTGGCCAGCACCTGAATGCTCTTGCAGCCGTCACGGTACACGGTCACACCTTTGCAGCCTTCCTGATAGGCCAGCCAGTAAATATCAAAAATATCCTGTTCCGTTGCGCTGTTGGTCAGGTTCACGGTCTTGGACACGGCATTGTCGGTATGGCGCTGAAAGGCCGCCTGCATGCGCAGGTGCCACACCGGGGCTATATCCATAGCCGTAACAAATACCTTGCGCAGCTTGGCGGGCAGGTAATCCATTTCCTGAATGGAACCCTTGGCGACCACCGCATCCATGAGTTCGTGGCTGAACAGCCCGGCATCGGCAAGGGCCGCTTCAAAGTGGGGGTTCACCTCCACAAGGCGCTCGCCGTCAAGAATATTACGGGTAAAGCACAGGGCAAACAGCGGCTCCACGCCGGAGGAGCAGCCCGCGATGATGGAGAGCGTACCCGTGGGCGCAATGGTGGTTACCGTGGCATTGCGGTAGGGGCCAAGCTTCTTTTTGGCGTACACGGACGTGGCATAGGCAGGGAAAGCGCCGCGTTCCACAGCCAGCTGGGCCGAGGCCTTGTGCCCCTCTTCCTGAATAAAGGCCATGATACGCTCGCCAAGCTCAAGGCCCTGCTGCGAATCATACGCCGTTTCAAGCTGATAGAGCAGGTCGGCAAAGCCCATGACGCCAAGGCCGATCTTGCGGTTCTTGCGCACGGTTTCAGTGATGCTGTCCAGCGGGAAACGCGAGGCATCAATGACGTTGTCAAGAAAGCGCACAGACAGATGCACCACGCGCTTGAGTTCAGCCCAGTCAATACAATCGCGAGCGGGGTCAGCCGCATCGTTGTGACCGGGGATGTAAAAGCACGAAAGGTTGATGGAACCCAGATTGCAAGCCTCGTAGGGCAGCAGGGGCTGCTCGCCGCAGGGATTGGTGGACTCTATCTCGCCCTGGTCAGGCGTGGGATTGTCCCGGTTAATGCGGTCAAGAAACACAATACCCGGATCGCCGGACTGCCAGGCCTTTTTGACCAGCAGCTCAAAAATCTCCCGCGCGCGCAGACGGTTGATAACTTCGCTGGAATTGGGGGCCACAAGATCGTAATGCTCGTCGTTTTCAACGGCGCGCATGAAGACTTCTGTCAGGCCCACGGAAAGGTTGAAGTTATTGAATTCGCCCTCTTTTTCCTTGGCGCGGATAAATTCAAGAATGTCGGGGTGATCTACGCGCAGGATGCCCATATTGGCCCCGCGCCTCGTACCGCCCTGCTTCACCTGCTCCGTGGCGGTGTTGAAGATGCGCAGAAAAGATACCGGCCCAGAGGCAACGCCCCCGGTGGAACCCACGCGGCTATCCTTGGGGCGCAGGCGCGAAAAAGAAAATCCCGTGCCGCCGCCAGACTTGTGGATCATGGCCGCGTATTTGACCGCATCAAAAATTTCTTCAATAGAGTCGCCC
This region of Desulfovibrio sp. genomic DNA includes:
- a CDS encoding Bax inhibitor-1/YccA family protein; translation: MSYSRSVAQSSATSVASLYMRQVYQWMTAGLAVTTVVAYAVASSPAVQAAIFGNTIVLILMLVAQFGLVIALSAAVHKMSGGTATGLFLLYSAVTGATLSSIFVVYPIASIANAFLVTTGTFLAMSVYGTVTKRDLTSMGSFLFMGLIGIIIASLVNIFLKSSMMDFIISCLGVLIFTGLTAYDTQKLRRFGENAPMEDGTAVRRGAILGALTLYLDFINLFLMMLRLFGGNRE
- the rnr gene encoding ribonuclease R, encoding MKKKKSQRGAPGASAHTPGFPSREELLEAFSAQSRPMRVDGLLRVLGLARRAKGDLEAALTTLAEQGRLLRLRGGLWARPEALKHITGRFSSLRDGGGFVTPMRPIAEDENNRDSQLEFTGARDVYIPAALTGEAWHQDIVRVALSPGASRGPSPEGRITEVVERGLKEIPAHAAHRTGHTLFCRPADARLSVNFSVELAAGETPPEPGTLVLLAPVQRLASDLWTARIVGDYGREDDVAVQEELVKLNHEVPRDFPAGVLAEVQHLPSGPTPEDMHDREDVRGLPLVTIDGADARDFDDAVEVEDRPGGGWLLRVAIADVSHYVRPRGNGSTGALDAEALSRGNSWYFPKSVEPMLPEALSNGLCSLRPDEDRLAMLAEIPFSAQGKPGKPRFAQVVMRSAARLTYDQVKACMLDKDAATLAALRENPRGEEAITMLQRAFALYAALRDARRQRGSLDFDLPEADSRLDEAGRVVWIGHRQRHDAHRLIEEFMIAANEAVARHLRDVGMPFLYRVHPLPDPERLESLFDTLAGVGMEDLPPRPDAAAMQGILARVQGTDQEFLVNRLCLRAMPQARYQPFNEGHFGLASQAYCHFTSPIRRYADLLTHRALKTALGIGVGALPAGQKLLRISDQINRRERAAMACEREMDRRMGCLALLPRVGEHFKGMVAGVTDFGIFVELADMPVEGMIRIDDLGDDWYDFDPRTMSLVGQRSGVMWRMGQSLEVALAEVNLGRLEIRLMPLELPKAAQGNWRGRGKTSRKPAHKGGAKPGRTSRPGGSRSGWKITSPGDESSKGGATGKARRSEGGPKRGSKAGGKGGTGTRGRTTGNNSKKRGR
- the murJ gene encoding murein biosynthesis integral membrane protein MurJ, with the translated sequence MALLSAQQRMGAAALILAASTVLSRLMGLARDKIISWQFGAGGESDMYFAAFVVPDIINYLLAGGFMSITIIPLLTRRFQEDEADAWRFFSCVFCWMAAASTLLTLGGMALAPWLAQAVAPGFTPEQWARLAFFMRIILPAQIFFLCGACVTALLFMRRQFRVPALAPLIYNGAIIAVGLLLPWLATTQTAQATLPAGLLAHMDGMTGYCVGVTLGAALGTFALPLRVAGQQGLRLHMEWRHPLMGKFLLTALPLMLGQTIMMLDEQFLRVFGSLAGDGAVSLLNYARRITQVPVGLVGQAAAVASYPFLVALLAQGDTERFNTTLRTALRASVALIIPCAFCMAATSWPILGVIFQGGRFSPADTLATLPLTRIMLAATPFWIIYMVLVRAYYAHGDTITPAVTGSIMTALCIPMYYWWAVPNGAWAIAALSGLSVSLYVLWLVGIWIRRHGSGAFTGLTGLAARVIFCSLPATAAGWWVSEVCMRSFTLSPILKACVVLMLGSCAFMALFLPLAWQTAPEALEPVLQRLRRKRGAA
- a CDS encoding metal-dependent hydrolase yields the protein MKWITHQATAVAAALALHLPWEGVAAACAGAVLPDVLDQRIAGLAPTRRGRQKVFNAIHRGTTHWFGWWMAVCVAAFALSPASLGSLGRDALLGLGFGGLSHVLLDMLTPSGVPLTPFSRQNKLSLKLCSTGSLGEYCFLACVAGATWLFFHEDLLRLTRKLGHGSLF
- a CDS encoding vitamin B12-dependent ribonucleotide reductase, producing the protein MLTMPKNLPQPQLKPNTEVVLQKRYLRKDLTGKQVETPRDLFWRVASSIAAEEAKYSQSTCKGDVLARDFYDLMTSWKFLPNSPTLMNAGTDLGQLSACFVLPVGDSIEEIFDAVKYAAMIHKSGGGTGFSFSRLRPKDSRVGSTGGVASGPVSFLRIFNTATEQVKQGGTRRGANMGILRVDHPDILEFIRAKEKEGEFNNFNLSVGLTEVFMRAVENDEHYDLVAPNSSEVINRLRAREIFELLVKKAWQSGDPGIVFLDRINRDNPTPDQGEIESTNPCGEQPLLPYEACNLGSINLSCFYIPGHNDAADPARDCIDWAELKRVVHLSVRFLDNVIDASRFPLDSITETVRKNRKIGLGVMGFADLLYQLETAYDSQQGLELGERIMAFIQEEGHKASAQLAVERGAFPAYATSVYAKKKLGPYRNATVTTIAPTGTLSIIAGCSSGVEPLFALCFTRNILDGERLVEVNPHFEAALADAGLFSHELMDAVVAKGSIQEMDYLPAKLRKVFVTAMDIAPVWHLRMQAAFQRHTDNAVSKTVNLTNSATEQDIFDIYWLAYQEGCKGVTVYRDGCKSIQVLATGEGQKKMDGESGAEPAQSGPSAAQVGAGVRKRPDIVWGFTQKVPTGLGVMYLTVNEVDGQPFEVFATIGKSGRSITAKAEAIGRLVSLALRSGVHVRDVVAQIKGIGGEHPVFRGKGLLLSIPDAIAWVLEKRYLKDEHIGDVNDLQAQNCPECGEPLVFQEGCLICPGCGFSRCG